Proteins found in one Brevibacillus brevis genomic segment:
- a CDS encoding M42 family metallopeptidase: MDDLTKLIKDLTETDGVPGHEREVRVKMEEYLQPLSDELVKDRLGGVLGKKTGAENGPKILLAGHLDEVGFMVTHITPKGYLRFIQLGGWWTHNMLSHRVKVKTRKGEYLGLIGSKAPHALEKEEREKVMKLKELYIDIGAKDEADAKEMGVRPGDWIVPDSDFTTMRDGELWVAKALDNRAGCALAIEVLKRLQKEEHPNVVYAGATVQEEVGTRGAGTVARLVEPDIAFAVDVGLAYDTPGNESYPMTCNVGDGPLVMLFDATMIPHTGLRDLVFDTAEELGINIQVDALAGGGTDAAKFHTSGIGCPSIVVGFATRYIHSHNAIMSKSDFEQAAQLLTAVIKKLDKETVQQLIDR, translated from the coding sequence ATGGACGATCTTACGAAATTGATCAAGGATTTGACGGAAACGGACGGAGTACCTGGGCACGAGCGCGAAGTCAGGGTGAAGATGGAGGAGTACTTGCAGCCTCTCAGCGACGAGTTGGTAAAGGATCGGCTGGGTGGGGTACTCGGAAAGAAGACGGGTGCAGAAAACGGCCCGAAAATTTTGCTCGCGGGACATTTGGATGAAGTAGGGTTCATGGTGACGCATATCACGCCAAAAGGGTACTTGCGTTTCATCCAGCTTGGCGGATGGTGGACGCACAATATGCTCTCACATCGTGTGAAGGTCAAGACACGCAAAGGTGAGTATCTGGGACTCATTGGTTCTAAGGCACCACACGCGCTGGAAAAAGAAGAACGGGAAAAGGTCATGAAGCTCAAGGAGCTGTACATTGATATCGGGGCAAAAGATGAAGCAGATGCGAAGGAAATGGGTGTTCGCCCAGGTGATTGGATTGTTCCTGACAGTGATTTTACGACCATGCGCGACGGTGAGCTGTGGGTAGCAAAGGCACTCGATAATCGTGCGGGGTGTGCGCTGGCAATCGAAGTACTGAAACGTTTACAGAAGGAAGAGCATCCGAATGTGGTATACGCCGGTGCAACTGTGCAGGAGGAAGTCGGAACTCGCGGTGCTGGCACAGTAGCGAGGCTGGTTGAACCGGATATTGCTTTTGCTGTTGATGTTGGACTCGCATATGACACTCCTGGGAATGAATCGTATCCGATGACCTGCAATGTGGGGGACGGTCCGCTCGTCATGTTATTTGATGCTACGATGATTCCGCATACCGGATTGCGCGATCTCGTATTCGACACAGCAGAGGAGCTCGGCATCAATATCCAGGTGGATGCACTCGCTGGAGGCGGGACAGACGCCGCAAAATTCCATACAAGCGGCATTGGCTGCCCGTCGATTGTCGTCGGTTTTGCGACACGGTATATTCACAGCCATAATGCGATTATGTCCAAAAGCGATTTCGAGCAGGCTGCCCAGCTGCTGACAGCTGTTATCAAGAAGCTCGATAAGGAAACAGTACAACAATTGATAGACAGATAA